In Deltaproteobacteria bacterium, the genomic stretch TCAATATGATTGAAAAAAAGATGTTGGCAATGAGGCTGATAAAGGCCGCCCACACAGGTGTCTTCATGTCCTTCATGGCATAAAAAGCGGGCGCCACGACCTTGATGCCCCCCACAGCCCATATTCCAAGCGCGTAATACCTGAGGGCATCTGCTGTCTTTAGAGTCGTCTCATAATCAAATTTTCCTCCCTGAAAAAAGAGACTGAAAACGGGAATGCTCACAGCATAAAGCCCTGCCGCCGCCGGCAGCGTAATGAATGTAATGACTTTAAAAGAAAAGGTGATCGATTTCCTCATATCATCCAGCCTTTCCGAAGCTGCCTGTTCAGACAGGGTTGGAAGAATGGCTGTTGCCATAGAAATAACGAAGATGCCGAGAGGGAGTTGAAAAAAGCGGTCGGCGTAATAGAGGTAGGAAATACTTCCTTCAGGGAGATAGGAGGCAAGAACAGTCGTTGTAATAAAAACATTGAGCTGGTAAACGGCAACACCGAAAAGGGCCGGCACAATGAGAAGAAGTATCCTCTTTAGTGAAGGGTGGGAAAAGTTAAAGTCAATTTCAGGGAAATATCCCTCTTTTTTTATGAAGGGTATCTGTAGTAAAACCTGTGCTAATCCACCCATTAAAACACCTATTGCAAGCGCTGTAACGGGCTCCTCAAAAAAAGGGCCTGCCATGACAGCCGACAGGATAAGAGCAATATTAAGAAGAACAGGCGCGGCAGCGGGAGCGGCAAATTTTCCAAGTGAATTGAGCACAGCCATTGCCAGTGCAACAAGGCAAATGAAAAAGAGATAGGGAAAGATCAACCGGGTGAGAAAGACCGTTAGTTCCAGCGTCTTTTCATCCTTAAAGCCGGGCGCAATGAGCTTTACAATAAAGGGAGCAAAGATAATGGAAATAAGGACAACCGTAACAACGGTGAGGCTTAGAAAAGTAAAGGTTACATGACTGATCTTTTTTGCCTCACTCTTCCCTTCCTTAACAAGGGCCTCCTTGAAAACGGGAATAAATGAAATGGTTAGAGCCCCTTCGGCAAAGAGCCTTCTAAGCGTGTTCGGAATTCTAAAGGCCACAAAAAAGGCGTCTGTGGCAGGGCTTGCCCCAAAATACCGGGCAATCACCATATCACGAAGGAGTCCGAATATCCTGCTTAGCGCAGTAAAAGCGCCTACGAGAGAGGCCCCTTTTATAATTTTCCTGTTGTCAGACATTTGTCAGTTTAAATGGCAGGGCCTGTAACCCTTTATAATGATTGAAATAAAGCTGTCAATATGCTAAATATAAACATATATAGAGAGTAAGATAAATTCTATATTGATCATGGGAATAGTAATGTATTAACCATGAAAAAACAACTCTATCATATCAGACTGCTTTAAAGAGCAGGAAAAGTGTCTTCATAAACAATATAGCCGGCTTAAAGAACAGGAGGCTTAAATGGCCGTAAAGATTGGAGATATGCTTGTTCAGGCCGGGATATTGACCAATGAACAACTTGAAGAGGCCCTCAAGTACCAGGTCATTTACGGCGGAAAGATCGGCACAAATCTCATTGAGCTTGGCTATCTCGATGAAAGCACCATCGCCTCTTTTCTCAGCAAAAAGCTCGGCATCCCCTACGCCAACTTTTCCAGCCTTGCCAATATCCCTGATGATACAATACATTTACTCCCCAGGAACCTGGTCGAGAAATACAGGGTTGTGCCCATTGAACTTGAAAAAAACAGGCTTACCCTTGCCATGTCGGACCCCACCGACTTTAGCGCCATCGATGAAATTTCTTTTATGACCAATTTTTCTATTAAACCCATT encodes the following:
- the murJ gene encoding murein biosynthesis integral membrane protein MurJ, whose translation is MSDNRKIIKGASLVGAFTALSRIFGLLRDMVIARYFGASPATDAFFVAFRIPNTLRRLFAEGALTISFIPVFKEALVKEGKSEAKKISHVTFTFLSLTVVTVVLISIIFAPFIVKLIAPGFKDEKTLELTVFLTRLIFPYLFFICLVALAMAVLNSLGKFAAPAAAPVLLNIALILSAVMAGPFFEEPVTALAIGVLMGGLAQVLLQIPFIKKEGYFPEIDFNFSHPSLKRILLLIVPALFGVAVYQLNVFITTTVLASYLPEGSISYLYYADRFFQLPLGIFVISMATAILPTLSEQAASERLDDMRKSITFSFKVITFITLPAAAGLYAVSIPVFSLFFQGGKFDYETTLKTADALRYYALGIWAVGGIKVVAPAFYAMKDMKTPVWAAFISLIANIFFSIILMGPLLHGGLALATTLSSMINLIILIAIIGRRLGKVIDLSVISSFVKSALASLFTWYAAACICRFGNWEVDGINLEKAFVLGAAIGAGMITYTLFSYIFRSEEVGYLLKTLKERRGRKSGTPSL